One segment of Paraburkholderia bonniea DNA contains the following:
- the cysT gene encoding sulfate ABC transporter permease subunit CysT has translation MTTLTFRRPGALPGFGLTLGITVAYLSLIVLIPLAATFLKTATLDWPQFVRAVTSPRVLASYRLTFFAALGGALINAVFGFLVAWVLVRYRFPLHRLVDAIVDLPFALPTSVAGISLAAVYASNGWIGQFLVPLGVKVAFTPLGVLVALTFIGLPFVVRTVQPVLEEFEREQEEAAACLGASRWLTFRRIVLPAVFPALLTGFALAFARALGEYGSVIFIAGNVPMKSEITSLLIITKLEQYDYAGATALAVVMLSVSFVMLLLINTLQWYLQRRTGRTGRSTAAPAVSAGAAGVASKTGDAS, from the coding sequence TATCTGAGCCTTATCGTGCTCATTCCGCTGGCCGCCACTTTTCTGAAAACCGCGACGCTCGATTGGCCGCAGTTTGTCCGCGCGGTGACGTCGCCCCGGGTGCTGGCGTCGTACCGCCTGACTTTTTTCGCCGCGCTTGGGGGAGCGCTCATCAACGCGGTGTTTGGCTTTCTCGTCGCGTGGGTGCTGGTGCGCTATCGCTTCCCGCTGCACCGTCTGGTTGATGCGATTGTCGATTTACCGTTCGCGCTGCCGACGTCGGTCGCGGGGATTTCGCTGGCGGCGGTGTATGCCAGCAATGGCTGGATTGGACAGTTTCTGGTCCCGCTGGGCGTGAAAGTTGCGTTTACTCCGTTAGGCGTGCTGGTCGCGCTGACTTTTATCGGTTTGCCGTTTGTCGTGCGCACCGTGCAGCCCGTGCTGGAAGAATTCGAGCGCGAGCAGGAAGAGGCCGCCGCGTGCCTTGGCGCGTCACGCTGGCTGACGTTTCGCCGGATCGTGCTGCCCGCGGTCTTTCCCGCGCTGCTGACGGGTTTCGCGCTGGCGTTTGCCCGGGCGCTAGGGGAGTACGGCTCGGTGATTTTCATCGCGGGCAACGTGCCGATGAAATCTGAAATCACCTCGCTGCTCATCATCACCAAGCTGGAGCAGTACGACTACGCCGGGGCGACGGCGCTCGCGGTGGTGATGCTGAGCGTGTCGTTCGTGATGCTGCTGCTCATCAATACGTTGCAGTGGTATTTGCAGCGCAGAACCGGCAGAACCGGCCGCAGCACCGCTGCACCAGCGGTGTCTGCGGGTGCTGCGGGTGTAGCGAGCAAGACAGGAGATGCGTCATGA
- the cysW gene encoding sulfate ABC transporter permease subunit CysW: MSRAMIAPVAPAAGRGPHSNPVTEPALVRWVLTGVALVFLGLFLVVPLVAVFYQALSKGLGFYFTALADPDAISAIKLTLLVAAIAVPLNLVFGLAASWCIARFEFRGKALLTTLIDLPFSVSPVISGLIYVLMFGAQGWFGPWLQAHDVQIIFAVPGIVLATIFVTFPFVARELIPLMQAQGNDEEEAAHVLGASGWQIFRRVTLPNIKWGLLYGVILCNARAMGEFGAVSVVSGRIRGQTDTMPLHVEILYNEYNFSAAFAVASVLALLALVTLGLKLLAERHLSTGREPGQSGQSGQPGHLVPAYAGQPGVSLGASKGAPTATSQHPVQ; the protein is encoded by the coding sequence ATGAGCCGCGCCATGATTGCACCAGTTGCGCCTGCCGCCGGGCGCGGGCCTCATTCCAATCCCGTGACAGAGCCCGCATTAGTGCGCTGGGTGCTGACTGGCGTGGCGTTGGTATTTCTCGGACTGTTTCTCGTCGTGCCGCTGGTGGCCGTGTTTTATCAGGCGCTGAGCAAGGGTTTGGGGTTTTATTTCACGGCTCTGGCTGATCCGGATGCGATCTCTGCCATCAAGCTCACGCTGCTGGTGGCGGCGATCGCCGTGCCGCTGAACCTCGTGTTTGGTCTCGCGGCATCGTGGTGTATCGCCAGATTCGAGTTTCGCGGCAAGGCGCTGCTGACGACGCTGATCGACTTGCCGTTTTCGGTTTCACCTGTGATTTCCGGGCTGATCTATGTGCTGATGTTTGGTGCCCAGGGATGGTTTGGCCCGTGGCTGCAAGCGCATGACGTGCAGATTATTTTCGCGGTGCCAGGCATCGTGCTGGCGACGATTTTCGTCACGTTCCCGTTTGTCGCGCGCGAGCTGATTCCGTTGATGCAGGCCCAAGGCAACGACGAGGAAGAAGCCGCCCATGTGCTGGGCGCTTCCGGCTGGCAGATTTTTCGCCGGGTGACCTTGCCCAACATCAAATGGGGATTGCTGTATGGCGTGATTCTCTGCAATGCGCGGGCGATGGGGGAGTTTGGCGCGGTGTCGGTGGTGTCAGGCCGCATTCGCGGGCAGACCGACACGATGCCGCTGCACGTCGAAATTCTCTATAACGAGTACAACTTTTCCGCCGCGTTCGCGGTGGCCTCAGTGCTGGCGTTGCTGGCGCTCGTCACGCTCGGTTTGAAGCTGCTGGCGGAGCGTCATCTGTCAACTGGGCGGGAGCCGGGCCAATCGGGTCAATCGGGTCAACCCGGTCACCTTGTCCCCGCCTATGCGGGCCAGCCTGGGGTGTCGCTGGGGGCGTCCAAGGGGGCACCCACGGCCACGTCCCAGCATCCGGTTCAGTAA
- a CDS encoding sulfate/molybdate ABC transporter ATP-binding protein, with translation MGITVRNLHKRFGDFVALDNVSLDFPAGELVALLGPSGCGKTTLLRVIAGLDYADAGQVVLQGQDVAAVGAREREVGFVFQHYALFRHMTVFENVAFGLRVKPRRERPSEAVIREKVHELLKLVQLDWLAQRYPSELSGGQRQRIALARALAVEPKVLLLDEPFGALDAKVRKELRSWLRRLHDDLHISTLFVTHDQEEALEVADRIVVMNHGHVEQVGSPQAVYDHPRTSFVYEFLGAANRLQGHVDRHGFVVAGAARPIAVEASFAGPAWAYVRPHDLVLYPQSAGQRDGILVGVRRVVTLGGLVRVELAGQEGSVLEAELDRETWRALQLAPGDGVTAVPRALQVFPAS, from the coding sequence ATGGGTATCACCGTTCGTAACTTGCACAAGCGCTTTGGCGATTTCGTCGCGCTTGATAACGTCTCGCTCGATTTCCCTGCGGGCGAACTGGTCGCGCTGCTCGGGCCATCCGGCTGTGGCAAGACCACCTTGCTGCGCGTGATCGCGGGGCTGGATTACGCCGATGCGGGCCAGGTGGTGCTGCAAGGCCAGGATGTCGCGGCTGTGGGCGCGCGCGAGCGCGAAGTGGGCTTTGTGTTTCAGCACTACGCGCTGTTTCGCCATATGACCGTGTTTGAAAACGTGGCTTTCGGGCTGCGCGTCAAGCCGCGCCGGGAGCGCCCGAGTGAAGCGGTGATCCGCGAGAAGGTGCACGAGCTGCTCAAGCTGGTGCAACTAGACTGGCTCGCGCAGCGCTATCCCTCTGAGCTTTCTGGCGGCCAGCGCCAGCGCATCGCGCTGGCGCGCGCGCTGGCGGTAGAGCCCAAAGTGCTGCTGCTCGACGAACCTTTTGGTGCGCTTGATGCGAAGGTGCGCAAGGAGTTGCGTAGCTGGTTGCGGCGCTTGCATGACGATCTGCATATTTCGACGTTGTTTGTCACGCACGACCAGGAAGAGGCGCTCGAAGTGGCTGACCGCATCGTCGTGATGAATCATGGCCACGTCGAACAGGTGGGCAGCCCGCAGGCGGTGTATGACCATCCCCGCACTTCGTTCGTCTACGAGTTCCTCGGGGCGGCGAACCGGCTGCAAGGTCATGTTGATCGTCATGGCTTCGTGGTCGCTGGGGCGGCGAGGCCAATTGCGGTAGAGGCCAGCTTTGCCGGCCCTGCCTGGGCCTATGTCCGGCCGCACGATCTGGTGCTGTATCCGCAAAGTGCGGGGCAGCGTGATGGCATCCTGGTGGGCGTGCGGCGGGTCGTGACGCTGGGCGGTTTGGTCAGGGTTGAGCTTGCGGGGCAGGAGGGGAGCGTGCTCGAAGCGGAACTCGACCGCGAGACCTGGCGCGCTTTGCAGCTCGCGCCAGGTGATGGGGTGACAGCCGTGCCACGTGCGCTGCAGGTGTTTCCGGCGAGCTAA
- a CDS encoding CysB family HTH-type transcriptional regulator has product MNFQQLRFVREAVRQNMNLTEAANVLFTSQSGVSKQIKDLEDELGVDIFIRRGKRLTGLTEPGKAVHQIIERMLLDAENLRRVARQYADQDNGHLVVATTHTQARYALPKVIHQFTEVFPKVHLALRQGSPQQIAQMIINGEADIGISTEALDRYPDIITFPCYSWRHVVVVPQNHPLVGRPDLTLDEIADYPVITYDQDFTGRSHIDQAFAKAGAVPDVVLTAIDADVIKTYVELGMGVGIVAAMAHDPKRDTGLVALDTQHLFEASTTRIGLRKGAFLRAYAYRLIEMFAPHLDQAAIASQLRETA; this is encoded by the coding sequence ATGAATTTCCAGCAGTTGCGTTTTGTGCGCGAGGCTGTGCGCCAGAACATGAACCTTACCGAGGCGGCCAATGTGCTCTTTACGTCGCAATCGGGCGTCTCGAAACAGATCAAGGATCTCGAAGATGAGCTTGGGGTCGATATTTTCATTCGCCGGGGCAAGCGGCTGACCGGGCTTACGGAGCCGGGCAAGGCGGTGCACCAGATCATCGAGCGGATGCTGCTGGATGCGGAAAACCTGCGGCGCGTGGCGCGCCAGTACGCCGATCAGGACAACGGCCACCTGGTGGTGGCGACCACCCACACCCAGGCACGTTATGCGTTGCCCAAGGTGATTCACCAGTTCACCGAGGTGTTTCCGAAAGTTCATCTGGCGCTGCGCCAGGGCAGCCCGCAGCAGATAGCGCAGATGATCATCAACGGCGAGGCCGATATCGGAATCTCGACGGAGGCGCTCGACCGTTATCCCGACATCATCACGTTCCCGTGCTACTCATGGCGTCATGTGGTGGTGGTGCCGCAAAACCATCCGCTGGTGGGGCGGCCGGACCTGACGCTCGACGAGATCGCCGACTATCCGGTGATTACCTACGACCAGGATTTCACGGGGCGCTCGCATATCGACCAGGCGTTCGCTAAAGCGGGTGCGGTACCCGACGTGGTGCTGACTGCGATTGACGCCGATGTAATCAAGACCTACGTCGAACTGGGCATGGGCGTGGGCATTGTGGCTGCGATGGCCCATGACCCGAAACGCGACACCGGGCTGGTCGCGCTGGACACACAGCATTTGTTTGAAGCCAGCACGACGCGCATCGGCTTGCGCAAGGGCGCATTTTTGCGAGCCTACGCGTACCGTCTGATCGAAATGTTCGCGCCGCATCTCGACCAGGCGGCGATTGCCAGCCAGTTGCGTGAAACCGCCTGA
- a CDS encoding asparaginase, producing MNTLTSFSAVAAPERARIVVLATGGTIAGSAATPTETSAYQAGALGIDTLLTAVPALDEVARIEAQQVASLDSKDMSPAFWTILAQRVNELLADDAIDGVVITHGTDTLEETAYLLHLTVKSRKPVVLTAAMRPASALSADGPLNLLNAVTLAANPAAVGQGVLVALNNQIHSAREAAKTSTYAVDAFQSPEFGILGWVQDGRVEFGRSVVRAHTTATEFVIGAAWPHVEIVTSYAGVSRALVDGLVAAGVRGIVVAGTGNGSIHASLQQALVDALKQGVAVVRSSRVGSGHVMRNGAALDDALGFVSAGSLNPYKARVLLMLALAAGGTGPVMLQRVFDQY from the coding sequence ATGAATACCTTGACCTCTTTTTCTGCAGTGGCCGCGCCGGAACGGGCACGGATTGTTGTTCTGGCCACCGGCGGCACGATTGCCGGTTCGGCTGCCACTCCCACTGAGACCTCGGCTTACCAGGCTGGCGCGCTGGGCATTGATACGTTGCTGACGGCGGTTCCCGCGCTGGACGAGGTGGCCCGGATCGAAGCGCAACAAGTGGCCAGTCTGGATAGCAAGGACATGTCGCCCGCGTTCTGGACGATTCTTGCGCAACGCGTGAATGAGTTGCTGGCCGACGACGCGATAGATGGCGTGGTGATTACACATGGCACCGACACGCTCGAAGAAACCGCTTATCTGCTGCATCTGACGGTTAAAAGCCGCAAGCCGGTGGTGCTGACTGCGGCGATGCGGCCGGCCTCGGCGCTATCGGCCGATGGCCCGCTGAATCTGCTTAACGCGGTGACGCTGGCCGCGAACCCGGCAGCCGTTGGACAAGGCGTGCTGGTCGCGCTGAATAACCAGATTCATAGCGCCCGCGAGGCGGCGAAAACCAGCACCTATGCGGTCGATGCGTTTCAGTCGCCTGAGTTCGGCATCCTGGGCTGGGTGCAGGACGGCCGGGTCGAGTTTGGCCGCAGTGTCGTGCGAGCGCACACCACGGCTACGGAGTTCGTGATTGGCGCGGCCTGGCCGCATGTCGAAATCGTGACGAGTTATGCCGGGGTTTCACGTGCGCTGGTTGACGGGCTGGTCGCGGCGGGCGTGCGTGGAATCGTCGTGGCGGGCACCGGCAACGGCTCGATTCATGCGTCGCTGCAACAGGCGCTGGTGGATGCGCTGAAGCAGGGCGTGGCGGTAGTGCGCTCGTCGCGGGTTGGCTCAGGGCACGTGATGCGCAACGGCGCAGCGCTAGACGATGCATTGGGCTTTGTTAGCGCCGGGAGCTTGAATCCGTACAAGGCGCGGGTGCTGTTGATGCTGGCGCTGGCGGCAGGTGGAACGGGCCCGGTGATGTTGCAGCGGGTGTTTGACCAGTATTGA
- the lysM gene encoding peptidoglycan-binding protein LysM has product MGILSFIKDAGEKLFGAASTSAQAAAAPVDVAALNKTASDAIATYIRAQGLNATNLQVAYDGSSHVVTVSGEAADQATKEKILVAAGNVQNVDKVDDKLSVTNPAPEAQFHTVVSGDNLWKIAEKYYGNGSKNDLIFKANTPMLKSPDKIYPGQVLVIPAVQ; this is encoded by the coding sequence ATGGGTATTCTCAGCTTCATCAAAGACGCCGGCGAAAAACTGTTCGGCGCAGCCTCCACCTCGGCGCAAGCCGCAGCCGCTCCAGTTGACGTCGCAGCACTCAATAAAACCGCTAGCGATGCCATTGCCACCTATATCCGCGCGCAAGGCCTCAATGCCACTAACCTGCAAGTGGCTTATGACGGCAGCAGCCATGTCGTGACGGTTTCTGGTGAAGCCGCCGATCAAGCCACCAAGGAAAAAATCCTGGTCGCGGCGGGCAATGTGCAAAACGTCGACAAAGTGGACGACAAACTGAGCGTCACCAACCCAGCCCCTGAGGCACAGTTCCATACCGTCGTCTCTGGCGACAATCTATGGAAAATCGCCGAAAAGTATTACGGCAATGGTTCAAAGAACGACCTGATTTTCAAGGCCAATACGCCAATGCTAAAAAGCCCGGACAAAATTTATCCGGGCCAGGTTCTAGTGATTCCTGCGGTTCAGTAA
- a CDS encoding 2-hydroxy-3-oxopropionate reductase has product MAKIGFIGLGIMGAHMARNLIKGGHTLFVNGAYRVPDDLRTASTVVEHSKAVAEAADVIIIMVPDTPDVASVLFDESGVANGLSRGKLVIDMSSIAPLETQEFAKKINGLNCDYLDAPVSGGEIGAREATLTIMVGGPQKAFDLAKPLFELMGKNISLIGDNGAGQTCKVANQIIVALNIEAVAEALLFAARSGADPERVRRALMGGFAASRILEVHGERMTKRTFDPGFRIELHQKDLNLALDGARKLGLALPHTASAQQLFSVCAANGGKAWDHSAMIRALEIMANFDIAQAPNKEAKAA; this is encoded by the coding sequence ATGGCAAAAATTGGCTTTATTGGCCTTGGCATCATGGGCGCGCATATGGCCCGCAATCTCATCAAAGGCGGCCATACGCTGTTCGTCAATGGCGCGTACCGCGTGCCAGATGATTTACGCACCGCCAGCACGGTAGTCGAGCATTCAAAAGCCGTGGCCGAAGCCGCCGACGTCATCATCATCATGGTGCCGGATACGCCAGATGTAGCTTCGGTGCTGTTCGATGAAAGCGGCGTAGCAAATGGCCTGTCGCGGGGCAAGCTGGTCATCGACATGAGTTCGATTGCACCACTCGAAACCCAGGAATTCGCCAAAAAAATCAACGGGCTGAACTGCGATTATCTGGATGCGCCAGTGTCTGGCGGCGAAATTGGCGCACGCGAAGCCACGTTGACCATCATGGTTGGCGGCCCGCAAAAAGCATTTGATCTGGCCAAGCCGCTGTTTGAACTGATGGGCAAAAATATCTCGCTGATCGGGGATAACGGCGCGGGGCAAACCTGCAAGGTCGCTAACCAGATCATCGTGGCGCTGAACATTGAGGCCGTGGCCGAAGCGCTGCTGTTTGCGGCACGCTCGGGCGCTGACCCGGAGCGGGTACGGCGCGCGCTGATGGGTGGATTCGCGGCATCGCGCATTCTCGAGGTGCACGGCGAGCGCATGACCAAACGCACGTTCGATCCAGGCTTTCGCATCGAGCTGCATCAGAAGGATCTGAATCTCGCACTCGATGGTGCCCGCAAGCTTGGGCTTGCCCTGCCCCACACGGCCAGCGCGCAGCAACTTTTCAGCGTCTGCGCGGCAAATGGTGGCAAGGCATGGGATCACTCCGCGATGATTCGGGCGCTTGAAATCATGGCGAATTTCGACATTGCACAAGCGCCGAATAAAGAAGCGAAAGCGGCATAA
- the hyi gene encoding hydroxypyruvate isomerase, with product MPKFAANLTMLFNELPFLERFAAAAQAGFDAVEFLFPYPYAISELQQQLQQNQLKLVLHNLPAGNWEAGERGIACLPDRIDEFREGVSRAINYAKALKVSQLNCLAGIVPVSVDAQTARTTLVDNLRFAAEALKQEGIRLLVEPCNSYDIPGFALNHSAQGLDVIRAVGSDNLFLQYDIYHMQRMEGELAATIQKNLALIGHIQLADNPGRNEPGTGEIHYPYLFSLLDSLGYNGYIGCEYKPRTTTQAGLGWLQKVAGQAHVPAAALV from the coding sequence ATGCCAAAATTTGCAGCCAATCTAACCATGCTATTCAACGAACTGCCGTTTCTTGAGCGTTTTGCGGCGGCGGCGCAGGCGGGGTTCGACGCAGTGGAGTTTCTGTTTCCCTATCCGTATGCCATCTCGGAGTTGCAGCAGCAACTGCAGCAAAACCAGTTGAAGCTGGTGCTGCACAACCTGCCCGCAGGCAACTGGGAAGCGGGTGAACGCGGTATCGCGTGTTTGCCCGACCGAATCGATGAGTTCCGCGAAGGTGTCAGCCGTGCGATCAATTACGCCAAGGCGCTGAAGGTGTCACAGCTCAATTGCCTCGCGGGCATCGTGCCCGTCAGCGTCGATGCGCAAACTGCCCGCACCACCCTCGTCGACAACCTGCGCTTCGCCGCCGAGGCCCTGAAGCAGGAAGGCATCCGGCTACTGGTCGAACCCTGCAATTCATACGACATCCCCGGCTTTGCGCTCAACCATTCCGCACAAGGGCTGGACGTGATCCGCGCGGTGGGGTCGGACAACCTGTTTTTGCAGTACGACATCTATCACATGCAACGCATGGAAGGCGAACTCGCCGCCACGATCCAGAAGAACCTGGCTTTGATTGGGCACATCCAGCTTGCGGACAACCCCGGGCGCAACGAACCAGGCACTGGCGAAATTCACTACCCATACTTGTTCTCGCTGCTCGATTCGCTCGGTTACAACGGCTATATCGGCTGCGAATACAAGCCGCGCACAACCACTCAGGCAGGGCTAGGCTGGTTGCAGAAAGTTGCCGGGCAAGCTCATGTGCCAGCCGCCGCGCTAGTCTGA
- the gcl gene encoding glyoxylate carboligase translates to MAKMRAVDAAVLVLEKEGIDTAFGVPGAAINPFYSAMRKAGNISHVLARHVEGASHMAEGYTRAAPGNIGVCIGTSGPAGTDMITGLYSASADSIPILAITGQAPRSRLYKEDFQAVDIESIAKPVTKWAVTVREPALVPRVFQQAFHLMRSGRPGPVLIDLPIDVQLAEIEFDIDTYERLPVYKPAATRKQIEAALNLLNSSAKPLIVSGGGVLNAVAEDLLVQFAETIGVPVIPTLMSWGAIPDDHPLMAGMVGLQTSHRYGNATLLASDFVLGIGNRWANRHTGSVEVYTKGRKFVHVDIEPTQIGRVFGPDLGIVSDAKAALELFVEVAREWKAAGKLKDRSAWVAECQQRKRTLQRKTHFDNVPIKPQRVYEEMNQVFGRDTCYISTIGLSQIAGAQFLHVYKARNWINCGQAGPLGWTIPAALGVRAADPQRQIVALSGDYDFQFMIEELAAGAQFKLPYVHVVVNNSYLGLIRQAQRAFDMDYCVQLAFDNINSPEVNGYGVDHVAVAEGLGCKALRVFRPEEVKPALLKAQAMLSEFNVPVIVEVILERVTNISMGAEIDAINEFEDLADKAEHAPSAISLLD, encoded by the coding sequence ATGGCCAAGATGAGAGCCGTTGACGCCGCAGTACTGGTGCTCGAAAAAGAAGGTATCGACACCGCTTTCGGTGTTCCCGGTGCCGCAATCAATCCGTTTTACTCCGCGATGCGCAAGGCTGGGAATATCAGCCATGTGCTGGCGCGCCACGTCGAAGGCGCTTCGCATATGGCCGAAGGCTATACCCGCGCAGCGCCTGGCAATATCGGGGTCTGCATCGGCACCTCAGGCCCAGCGGGCACTGACATGATTACCGGGCTGTATTCAGCTTCAGCCGATTCCATTCCCATTCTCGCCATTACCGGCCAGGCACCGCGCTCGCGGTTGTACAAGGAAGATTTCCAGGCAGTCGACATCGAATCCATCGCCAAGCCGGTCACCAAATGGGCCGTTACGGTCCGTGAACCGGCACTGGTGCCACGTGTGTTCCAGCAGGCATTCCATCTGATGCGCTCAGGCCGCCCCGGCCCGGTGCTGATCGACTTGCCGATCGACGTGCAACTGGCCGAGATCGAGTTCGATATCGATACCTACGAACGGCTCCCGGTCTACAAGCCCGCCGCCACACGCAAGCAGATCGAAGCCGCACTCAACCTGCTCAACAGCTCCGCCAAGCCGCTGATCGTCTCTGGTGGCGGGGTACTCAATGCCGTCGCTGAAGATCTGCTGGTGCAATTCGCAGAAACCATCGGCGTGCCCGTCATTCCGACGCTGATGTCCTGGGGCGCGATTCCCGACGATCATCCGCTCATGGCAGGCATGGTCGGCCTGCAAACTTCACATCGCTACGGCAATGCCACCCTGCTCGCCTCTGACTTCGTACTGGGCATCGGCAACCGCTGGGCCAACCGCCACACTGGCAGCGTCGAGGTCTACACCAAGGGACGCAAATTCGTCCACGTGGATATCGAGCCAACCCAGATCGGTCGTGTGTTCGGCCCAGATCTCGGCATCGTCTCGGACGCCAAAGCCGCGCTGGAACTGTTCGTCGAAGTTGCGCGCGAATGGAAAGCTGCGGGCAAGCTGAAAGACCGCAGCGCCTGGGTGGCCGAGTGCCAGCAGCGCAAACGCACGTTGCAGCGCAAGACGCACTTCGACAACGTGCCGATCAAGCCACAACGCGTCTACGAAGAAATGAACCAGGTGTTTGGCCGCGACACCTGCTACATCAGCACCATCGGCCTGTCGCAAATCGCGGGCGCGCAGTTTTTGCATGTCTACAAGGCGCGCAACTGGATCAACTGCGGTCAGGCGGGTCCGCTGGGCTGGACGATTCCGGCAGCGCTCGGTGTGCGGGCGGCTGATCCACAACGCCAGATCGTCGCGCTGTCAGGCGACTACGACTTCCAGTTCATGATCGAAGAGCTGGCGGCAGGGGCCCAGTTCAAGCTGCCTTACGTGCACGTGGTGGTGAACAACTCCTATCTCGGCCTGATCCGCCAGGCGCAGCGCGCCTTCGACATGGATTACTGCGTCCAGCTCGCGTTCGACAACATCAATTCGCCGGAGGTCAACGGCTACGGCGTGGACCACGTGGCGGTGGCTGAGGGCTTGGGCTGCAAGGCACTGCGCGTCTTCCGGCCAGAAGAAGTCAAGCCCGCGCTGCTGAAAGCCCAGGCGATGCTGTCCGAATTCAACGTCCCAGTCATCGTCGAAGTCATTCTTGAGCGCGTGACCAATATTTCAATGGGAGCGGAAATCGACGCCATCAACGAATTCGAAGATCTGGCCGACAAGGCCGAACATGCGCCGAGCGCCATTAGCCTGCTCGACTGA
- a CDS encoding LysR family transcriptional regulator, with protein MDRFRQIETFVRVADAGSLAAAALEEGVSPVILGRRIDALERRLGVKLMYRSTRRLVISEEGAAFLERCRGLLREWNQAENELTEGRRAVSGHLVVSAPAAFGRKHVAPLASQFLADKPELQVSFNLSDRVADLVREGYDLSIRIGGSVDPNFVAVKLASNRRVVCGTPAYFEQYGRPQTLDDLRQHNCLAFNLQGGQNRGWYFNRHGRLVTVRVGGTLDCNDGELLHRWVSEGLGLGWRSTWEVQAQLARGELETVLDEFALPDYDILAVYPQQRYVPAKVRYFIDYLKACYAQDDYWNGAHEFRV; from the coding sequence ATGGACCGTTTCAGACAGATCGAAACCTTTGTGCGCGTGGCCGATGCAGGCAGTCTGGCGGCCGCGGCGCTTGAGGAAGGCGTCTCTCCCGTGATTCTCGGGCGCCGTATAGACGCGCTTGAGCGGCGCTTAGGGGTCAAGCTGATGTACCGCTCGACCCGGCGGCTGGTGATTAGCGAGGAGGGAGCCGCATTCCTGGAGCGTTGCCGCGGCTTGCTGCGCGAATGGAATCAGGCAGAAAACGAGTTGACCGAAGGGCGTCGCGCGGTGAGCGGACATCTGGTGGTATCGGCACCGGCTGCTTTCGGACGCAAGCACGTGGCACCGCTGGCCAGCCAATTTCTGGCAGACAAGCCGGAGTTGCAGGTGTCATTCAACCTGAGCGACCGGGTGGCTGATCTGGTGCGCGAGGGCTACGACTTGTCGATCCGGATTGGCGGAAGCGTGGACCCTAATTTTGTCGCCGTGAAGCTGGCGTCCAACCGCCGGGTGGTGTGCGGCACACCCGCCTATTTTGAGCAATATGGCCGGCCGCAGACGCTGGACGATTTGCGCCAGCACAACTGCCTCGCGTTTAACCTGCAGGGTGGCCAGAATCGTGGCTGGTATTTCAACCGCCATGGCCGGCTGGTGACCGTGCGAGTTGGCGGCACGCTTGACTGCAACGATGGCGAGTTGCTGCACCGCTGGGTCTCCGAAGGCCTGGGGCTCGGCTGGCGCTCCACCTGGGAAGTGCAGGCGCAACTGGCGCGGGGTGAGCTGGAGACCGTTCTGGATGAATTCGCGCTGCCGGACTACGACATCCTGGCGGTCTACCCGCAGCAGCGTTATGTCCCGGCTAAAGTGCGCTATTTCATTGATTATTTGAAGGCTTGCTATGCGCAAGACGACTACTGGAATGGGGCGCATGAGTTCCGCGTATGA
- the rpsF gene encoding 30S ribosomal protein S6, producing the protein MRHYEIVFIVHPDQSEQVPAMIERYKATITSHGGQIHRIEDWGRRQLAYMIEKLAKAHYVCMNIECDQTTLEELEHAFKFNDAVLRHLTVKMKKAETAASPMMKDVQREEAKKAAATQPSEAQA; encoded by the coding sequence ATGCGTCATTACGAAATCGTCTTCATCGTGCATCCCGATCAGAGCGAGCAGGTTCCTGCCATGATCGAGCGCTACAAGGCCACGATTACCTCGCATGGTGGCCAGATCCACCGCATCGAAGACTGGGGCCGCCGTCAACTGGCCTACATGATCGAGAAACTTGCCAAGGCTCATTACGTCTGCATGAACATCGAATGCGACCAGACCACGCTCGAAGAACTCGAGCATGCATTCAAGTTCAACGACGCTGTTTTGCGCCACCTGACCGTCAAGATGAAAAAGGCTGAAACCGCCGCATCGCCGATGATGAAGGACGTACAGCGCGAAGAAGCCAAGAAGGCGGCTGCTACGCAACCGTCTGAAGCGCAGGCTTAA
- the priB gene encoding primosomal replication protein N yields MNRLQLTASIVEREAVRYTPAGVPVASCTLQHHTEVVEAGIPRQVELTLPAVAAGEVSGKMEGCAMGIPMLFTGFLAKKHRNARTLVFHITELQDLGKD; encoded by the coding sequence GTGAACAGGTTGCAACTAACGGCCAGTATCGTTGAGCGCGAAGCGGTGAGATATACGCCCGCAGGCGTTCCGGTCGCAAGCTGCACGTTGCAGCACCACACGGAAGTTGTCGAAGCCGGCATTCCCCGGCAAGTCGAGCTGACCCTGCCAGCGGTTGCGGCAGGCGAGGTGAGCGGTAAGATGGAAGGTTGTGCGATGGGCATCCCGATGCTCTTTACCGGCTTTCTGGCGAAAAAACATCGCAATGCGAGAACCCTGGTGTTTCACATCACAGAATTGCAGGATCTTGGAAAGGACTGA